One Streptomyces sp. R28 DNA window includes the following coding sequences:
- a CDS encoding acetyl-CoA C-acyltransferase translates to MRDAVIVEAVRTPIGKGKPNGSLAHVHPVELLAHTLRTLVERSGVDPALIDDVIGGTVDQVGEQAMNTTRYAALSAGFPETVPATTVDRQCGSSQQAVHFAAQGVISGAYDMVVACGVESMSRVPMWSNVPPGKDPFGPGIAERYPEGLVPQGISAELIAAKWSITRDQMDAFAVSSHHKAAEAWQQGRFDAEVAPLEGVSRDECVRPGSTPEILAGLNPAYYDPTFAERFPQIEWNVTAGNASPVNDGASAVLITSGETAARLGLRPLARLHSFAVTGSDPLLMLTGVVPATEKVLHRANLRLDDIDLFEINEAFSSVVLAWQQETGADLAKVNVHGGAIAIGHPLGASGTRLTTTLVHAMRERGARYALQTMCEAGGLANAMILETV, encoded by the coding sequence ATGCGTGACGCTGTCATCGTCGAAGCCGTACGCACCCCGATAGGCAAGGGCAAACCGAACGGCTCCCTCGCGCACGTCCACCCCGTCGAACTCCTCGCCCACACCCTGCGCACCCTCGTCGAACGCTCCGGCGTCGACCCGGCGCTCATCGACGACGTCATCGGCGGCACCGTCGACCAGGTCGGCGAGCAGGCCATGAACACCACCCGCTACGCCGCCCTGTCGGCGGGCTTCCCGGAGACGGTCCCGGCGACCACCGTCGACCGCCAGTGCGGCTCCTCCCAGCAGGCCGTGCACTTCGCCGCCCAGGGCGTCATCTCGGGTGCGTACGACATGGTCGTCGCCTGCGGCGTCGAGTCGATGAGCCGGGTGCCGATGTGGTCGAACGTGCCGCCCGGCAAGGACCCCTTCGGCCCCGGCATCGCCGAGCGCTACCCGGAGGGCCTCGTCCCGCAGGGCATCAGCGCCGAGCTCATCGCCGCCAAGTGGTCGATCACCCGCGACCAGATGGACGCGTTCGCCGTCTCCTCGCACCACAAGGCGGCCGAGGCCTGGCAGCAGGGCCGCTTCGACGCCGAGGTAGCGCCCCTGGAGGGCGTCTCGCGCGACGAGTGCGTCCGACCCGGCAGCACACCGGAGATCCTCGCCGGCCTCAATCCCGCCTACTACGACCCGACCTTCGCCGAGCGCTTCCCGCAGATCGAGTGGAACGTCACCGCGGGCAACGCCAGCCCCGTCAACGACGGCGCCTCCGCGGTGCTCATCACCTCCGGCGAGACGGCGGCCCGGCTCGGCCTGCGCCCGCTCGCCCGGCTGCACAGCTTCGCCGTCACCGGATCCGACCCGCTGCTCATGCTCACCGGAGTCGTCCCCGCGACCGAGAAGGTGCTGCACAGGGCGAACCTGCGCCTCGACGACATCGACCTGTTCGAGATCAACGAAGCCTTCTCCAGTGTGGTCCTGGCCTGGCAGCAGGAGACCGGCGCCGACCTCGCCAAGGTCAATGTGCACGGCGGCGCGATCGCGATCGGCCACCCGCTCGGCGCGAGCGGAACGCGTCTGACGACGACCCTGGTCCACGCGATGCGGGAGCGCGGCGCGCGCTACGCCCTGCAGACGATGTGCGAGGCGGGCGGCCTCGCCAACGCGATGATCCTGGAGACGGTGTAG
- a CDS encoding spermidine synthase yields the protein MNEPIPVTRAVDYGIAKLMPDVDRKRAWLLTVDGAPQSYVDLDEPSYLEFEYAQRLGHVLDTVAEAGRALDALHLGGGALTLPRYLAVTRPGSRQDVAEADRGLMELVAEQLPIPDGAGIRLHAGDARAWLEAAPDDSADVLVADVFGGSRVPAHLTSVSYVRHAERVLRASGVYLANLADAAPFTFLRSQLATYATLFEELVLIAEPGVLRGRRFGNAVLVAAHRPLDTAALARLTASDAFPARVEHGPALRQFIGGARPVRDEDAVPSPEPPDGAFSIG from the coding sequence GTGAACGAGCCCATACCCGTCACCCGCGCCGTCGACTACGGCATCGCCAAGCTGATGCCGGACGTCGATCGGAAGCGGGCGTGGCTGCTGACCGTCGACGGCGCTCCGCAGTCGTACGTCGATCTGGACGAGCCCTCGTATCTGGAGTTCGAGTACGCCCAGCGGCTCGGGCATGTGCTCGACACCGTCGCCGAGGCGGGGCGAGCGCTGGATGCGCTGCATCTCGGGGGCGGGGCGCTCACCCTGCCCCGGTATCTCGCCGTGACCCGGCCCGGCTCGCGGCAGGACGTCGCCGAGGCCGATCGCGGGCTGATGGAGCTGGTCGCCGAGCAGCTGCCGATTCCCGACGGGGCCGGCATCCGGCTGCACGCCGGAGACGCCCGTGCCTGGCTTGAAGCGGCCCCTGACGACTCCGCCGACGTGCTCGTCGCCGATGTCTTCGGTGGGTCACGGGTGCCGGCCCATCTGACGTCGGTGTCGTACGTCCGTCACGCCGAGCGGGTACTGCGGGCGAGCGGCGTCTATCTGGCCAACCTCGCCGATGCCGCGCCCTTCACCTTCCTGCGCTCCCAACTGGCCACCTACGCCACGCTGTTCGAGGAGCTGGTCCTGATCGCAGAGCCGGGTGTGCTGCGCGGGCGGCGCTTCGGCAACGCGGTGCTCGTAGCCGCGCACCGGCCCCTCGACACGGCGGCCCTGGCCCGGCTCACCGCCTCCGACGCCTTCCCGGCCCGCGTCGAACACGGGCCGGCCCTGCGGCAGTTCATCGGCGGCGCGCGGCCCGTGCGGGACGAGGACGCCGTACCGTCACCCGAGCCCCCCGACGGGGCATTCAGCATCGGCTGA
- a CDS encoding TVP38/TMEM64 family protein: MLDATTRSGGTATAPPQAAATELTVPAPLPAPVPAGFAARCSRGLLSPWSRLSLLVVLLAAAASSVLLFEPQRLLANGWPPHIEGGAAVVLFAVAYGLITVAFVPRPLLNLAAGALFGSEWGIGASLAGTVLGAGVAFALGRLLGQDALRPLLRGRWLKAADGQFSRHGFRSMLAVRLFPGVPFWAANYAAAVSRMGYLPFLLATALGSIPNTAAYVVAGARASAPTSPAFLIALACIALPALAGVVVAWRKRHHLRGR, encoded by the coding sequence ATGCTCGATGCCACCACCCGCTCTGGGGGCACCGCAACGGCCCCTCCGCAGGCCGCCGCCACGGAGCTCACCGTCCCCGCGCCCCTGCCGGCGCCCGTTCCCGCAGGCTTCGCCGCGCGCTGTTCGAGAGGGCTGCTCTCGCCGTGGTCGCGGCTGTCCCTGCTCGTGGTGCTGCTCGCGGCGGCCGCGTCGTCCGTGCTGCTCTTCGAACCGCAGAGACTCCTGGCGAACGGCTGGCCGCCACACATCGAGGGCGGGGCCGCGGTGGTGTTGTTCGCCGTGGCGTACGGGCTGATCACGGTGGCGTTCGTGCCGCGACCGCTGCTGAACCTCGCGGCGGGCGCGCTCTTCGGTTCCGAGTGGGGCATCGGCGCGTCCCTGGCGGGCACGGTGCTGGGTGCCGGCGTCGCCTTCGCGCTGGGCCGACTGCTCGGCCAGGACGCGCTGCGCCCGCTGCTGCGGGGCCGGTGGCTGAAGGCCGCGGACGGCCAGTTCAGCCGGCACGGCTTCCGCTCGATGCTGGCGGTGCGGCTGTTTCCCGGTGTGCCGTTCTGGGCCGCGAACTACGCCGCCGCCGTCTCCCGCATGGGCTACCTCCCGTTCCTGCTCGCGACGGCGCTCGGGTCGATCCCCAACACCGCCGCTTACGTCGTCGCCGGCGCCCGCGCCTCCGCGCCGACCTCGCCTGCTTTCCTGATCGCGCTGGCCTGCATCGCCCTGCCGGCGCTGGCGGGCGTGGTGGTGGCCTGGCGCAAGCGCCACCACCTGCGCGGCCGCTGA
- the tuf gene encoding elongation factor Tu has protein sequence MSKTAYVRTKPHLNIGTMGHVDHGKTTLTAAITKVLAGRGSSTYVPFDRIDRAPEEAARGITINIAHVEYETDTRHYAHVDMPGHADYVKNMVTGAAQLDGAILVVSALDGIMPQTAEHVLLARQVGVDHIVVALNKADAGDEELTDLVELEVRDLLSEHGYGGDAAPVVRVSGLKALEGDPQWTASIEALLDAVDTYVPMPERYVDAPFLLPVENVLTITGRGTVVTGAVERGTVRVGDRVEVLGAGLESVVTGLETFGKPMDEAQAGDNVALLLRGVPRDAVRRGHVVTAPGSVEPSRHFTAQVYVLSAREGGRTTPVTTGYRPQFYIRTADVVGDIDLGEVAVARPGQTVTMTVELGREVPLEPGLGFAIREGGRTVGAGTVTAVA, from the coding sequence ATGTCCAAGACGGCATACGTGCGCACCAAACCGCATCTGAACATCGGCACGATGGGCCATGTCGACCACGGCAAGACCACGTTGACCGCAGCCATCACCAAGGTCCTCGCCGGGCGCGGATCCTCTACGTACGTCCCCTTCGACCGCATCGACCGGGCGCCGGAGGAGGCCGCGCGCGGCATCACCATCAACATCGCGCACGTCGAGTACGAGACCGACACCCGTCACTACGCGCACGTCGACATGCCGGGCCACGCCGACTACGTCAAGAACATGGTCACCGGCGCCGCGCAGCTCGACGGGGCGATCCTCGTCGTCTCCGCGCTCGACGGGATCATGCCGCAGACCGCCGAACACGTGCTGCTCGCCCGGCAGGTGGGCGTCGACCACATCGTCGTCGCCCTCAACAAGGCCGACGCGGGCGACGAGGAGCTCACCGACCTCGTCGAGCTGGAGGTCCGCGACCTCCTCAGCGAGCACGGTTACGGCGGCGACGCCGCGCCCGTCGTACGGGTCTCGGGGCTGAAGGCCCTGGAGGGGGACCCGCAGTGGACGGCTTCGATCGAGGCGCTGCTCGACGCGGTGGACACCTACGTGCCGATGCCGGAGCGGTATGTGGACGCGCCCTTCCTGCTGCCCGTCGAGAACGTGCTCACCATCACCGGTCGGGGGACGGTGGTGACCGGGGCCGTCGAGCGGGGCACCGTGCGGGTGGGTGACCGGGTCGAAGTGCTCGGGGCCGGGCTGGAGAGCGTGGTCACCGGCCTGGAGACCTTCGGCAAGCCGATGGACGAGGCGCAGGCCGGGGACAACGTGGCGTTGCTGCTGCGGGGCGTTCCCCGGGACGCCGTCCGGCGGGGGCATGTGGTCACGGCGCCGGGCAGCGTGGAGCCGAGTCGCCACTTCACCGCGCAGGTGTATGTGCTGTCCGCGCGTGAGGGCGGTCGTACGACGCCGGTCACCACCGGGTATCGGCCGCAGTTCTACATCCGCACGGCGGATGTCGTGGGGGACATCGACCTCGGTGAGGTGGCTGTGGCGCGGCCCGGGCAGACGGTCACGATGACCGTCGAGCTGGGGCGTGAGGTGCCTCTGGAGCCGGGGCTCGGGTTCGCCATCCGTGAGGGCGGGCGCACTGTCGGGGCGGGAACCGTCACAGCCGTTGCATGA
- a CDS encoding DUF4442 domain-containing protein: protein MSIGEMLAATVPMARTLNLEFLQTTPEKAVVALPDQGEYHNHVGGPHAGAMFTLGESASGAIVLAAFGDQLSRAVPLAVRAEIAYKKLAMGAVTATATLGRPAAEVVAELDAGERPEFPVAIEIQRGDGSVTGEMTVVWTLRPNG, encoded by the coding sequence ATGTCGATCGGCGAGATGCTCGCCGCCACCGTGCCGATGGCCCGGACCCTGAACCTCGAGTTCCTGCAGACCACGCCGGAGAAGGCCGTGGTGGCTCTGCCGGACCAGGGCGAGTACCACAACCACGTGGGCGGGCCGCATGCCGGCGCGATGTTCACGCTCGGCGAGTCCGCCAGTGGCGCGATCGTGCTGGCCGCGTTCGGGGACCAGCTCTCGCGCGCCGTGCCGCTCGCGGTGCGGGCCGAGATCGCCTACAAGAAGCTGGCCATGGGCGCCGTCACGGCCACCGCGACGCTGGGCCGCCCGGCCGCCGAGGTCGTCGCGGAGCTGGACGCGGGGGAGCGGCCCGAGTTCCCCGTGGCGATCGAGATCCAGCGCGGTGACGGCTCTGTCACCGGGGAGATGACCGTCGTCTGGACCCTGCGGCCGAACGGCTGA
- a CDS encoding DNA alkylation repair protein, producing the protein MRVTGAGTLEVPRSVLADTILERLTAAYAAMADPERAATAQAYMKDVAPFLGIPTPERRALSRTVLAGTPRPDETDCTAVALRCWQLPEREYHYFAVDYLRRHVGRCSSGFLAVARHLVTTVSWWDTVDALAAHVVGGLVAADPSLTADMDAWIVDDDLWVARTALLHQLRYKERTDTRRLFAYCLRQSGHPDFFIRKAIGWCLREYAKTDPEAVRAFLVRERGRFAPLSVREALKNIGA; encoded by the coding sequence ATGCGCGTCACAGGTGCGGGAACGTTGGAAGTTCCCCGCAGCGTTCTCGCCGACACGATCCTGGAGCGGCTCACCGCCGCGTACGCCGCCATGGCGGATCCGGAGCGGGCCGCCACCGCCCAGGCGTACATGAAGGACGTGGCCCCCTTCCTCGGCATCCCGACCCCCGAGCGCCGCGCCCTGTCCCGCACCGTCCTTGCGGGCACCCCGCGCCCCGACGAGACCGACTGCACCGCCGTCGCGCTGCGCTGCTGGCAGCTGCCCGAGCGCGAGTACCACTACTTCGCCGTCGACTACCTGCGCCGCCACGTGGGGCGCTGCTCGTCCGGCTTCCTGGCGGTGGCCCGGCACCTCGTCACCACCGTCTCCTGGTGGGACACCGTCGACGCGCTCGCCGCGCACGTCGTCGGCGGGCTCGTCGCGGCCGATCCGTCGCTCACGGCGGACATGGACGCCTGGATCGTCGACGACGACCTGTGGGTGGCGCGCACCGCCCTGCTCCACCAGCTGCGCTACAAGGAACGCACCGACACCCGACGCCTCTTCGCCTACTGCCTGCGCCAGTCCGGGCACCCCGACTTCTTCATCCGCAAGGCGATCGGCTGGTGCCTGCGCGAGTACGCCAAGACCGACCCGGAGGCCGTACGCGCCTTTCTGGTGCGGGAGCGGGGGCGGTTCGCGCCGCTGTCGGTGCGGGAGGCACTGAAGAACATCGGGGCGTAG